In Legionella sp. PATHC035, a genomic segment contains:
- the queC gene encoding 7-cyano-7-deazaguanine synthase QueC, which translates to MKKAVVLLSGGLDSTTCLALATSKGFSCYALSFAYGQRHSAELLAAQRIAQHYKVTKHHIVSLDTELFRNSALTDSTIEVPAFQGGSEIPVTYVPARNTMFLAMALGLAESIGARDIFIGASSVDYSHYPDCRPEFIDAFQTLANLATKAGVTGDHFSIHAPLQHLSKVQTIQLGTSLGVDYSLTVSCYQANDAGEACGDCDSCTFRQRGFIGAGVADPTLYRNSSNR; encoded by the coding sequence ATGAAAAAAGCGGTAGTCTTACTGTCTGGTGGTCTGGATTCAACGACCTGTCTGGCTTTAGCCACATCAAAGGGTTTTTCCTGCTATGCACTGAGTTTTGCTTATGGACAAAGGCATTCTGCTGAGTTGCTCGCCGCACAGCGTATTGCGCAACATTATAAAGTGACCAAACATCATATTGTTTCTTTAGATACAGAACTGTTCCGCAATTCCGCTTTGACTGATTCCACAATAGAAGTACCAGCTTTTCAGGGGGGCTCTGAGATTCCCGTCACTTATGTTCCTGCTCGCAATACCATGTTCTTGGCAATGGCCTTAGGCCTTGCTGAATCCATAGGGGCACGAGATATCTTTATCGGGGCAAGCTCTGTGGATTATTCGCATTATCCGGATTGTCGTCCCGAATTTATCGATGCGTTTCAAACTTTAGCTAATTTGGCAACCAAAGCTGGAGTCACTGGGGATCATTTTTCGATTCACGCGCCTTTACAGCATTTGAGTAAGGTACAGACCATTCAATTAGGAACAAGCTTAGGCGTTGATTACAGCTTAACGGTTTCATGCTATCAGGCAAATGATGCTGGCGAAGCGTGCGGTGATTGCGACAGTTGTACGTTTAGACAGCGTGGATTTATCGGAGCTGGGGTTGCTGACCCTACGCTATACCGTAATTCATCAAACCGATAA